One Thalassotalea atypica DNA window includes the following coding sequences:
- a CDS encoding efflux RND transporter periplasmic adaptor subunit has product MKIHRWIIAILFIALTISGLGFFKFQQIQAAMDMAAAFPEPSASVNTITTEVSEHQSSFQVTGQAISIQAIEIQNELAGTIDTVNFKGGDQVKKGQHLLSLNILDEQAQLVAARAKQKLAKINFERMGVLVAEKKVSQQDYDAAEADLSIARAEIASLESTINKKQIFASFDGQVSLETYQVGQFLPANTTISTLIGNGPEIWIDFQLAQTKQRLSIGDKVAVRSITNGQQQFKSATIIAINSQIKAQSRHLSFRAELPDGQSWLNHNEIVQVRVFNKTEQTVLLPKAAVNRNHFGAFVYELVQDDDQQYRAKKVPVELGVRTGDLQVIHSGLQPNMLIATDGSFKLREGILVYPKALAKNSLGSQLLSEEAK; this is encoded by the coding sequence ATGAAAATACATCGCTGGATTATCGCTATACTTTTTATAGCCTTAACCATTTCTGGATTGGGATTTTTCAAATTCCAACAAATTCAAGCCGCTATGGATATGGCCGCAGCTTTTCCTGAGCCTTCAGCTTCAGTTAATACGATAACCACCGAAGTGTCTGAGCATCAGTCGTCATTTCAAGTGACAGGCCAAGCCATATCAATACAAGCCATTGAGATCCAAAATGAATTGGCCGGCACCATTGATACGGTCAATTTCAAAGGAGGTGACCAAGTTAAAAAGGGACAACACTTATTGTCACTTAACATCCTCGATGAACAAGCACAATTGGTAGCCGCTAGAGCAAAACAAAAGCTAGCTAAAATAAATTTTGAACGCATGGGTGTATTGGTGGCTGAGAAAAAAGTCAGTCAACAAGATTACGATGCTGCTGAAGCAGACTTAAGTATCGCACGTGCCGAAATAGCTAGCCTTGAATCTACCATTAATAAGAAACAAATCTTTGCCTCGTTTGATGGACAAGTGAGCCTTGAAACTTATCAAGTGGGTCAATTTTTGCCTGCAAACACCACCATTTCCACCCTGATTGGTAACGGGCCAGAAATCTGGATTGACTTTCAGTTGGCGCAAACTAAACAGCGTTTATCCATTGGTGACAAGGTAGCCGTTCGCTCAATTACTAACGGGCAACAACAATTCAAGAGTGCCACGATTATTGCCATTAACAGTCAAATTAAAGCGCAGTCACGTCATTTGAGCTTCCGCGCTGAATTACCTGACGGGCAGTCATGGTTAAACCACAATGAAATTGTCCAAGTAAGAGTGTTTAACAAAACAGAGCAAACAGTATTACTGCCCAAAGCCGCAGTCAATCGAAACCATTTTGGCGCATTTGTTTATGAGTTAGTGCAAGATGATGATCAGCAATATCGCGCAAAAAAAGTCCCTGTCGAATTAGGTGTGCGCACCGGTGATTTACAGGTGATTCATTCAGGGCTGCAGCCAAATATGCTAATCGCCACCGACGGCTCCTTTAAACTTAGGGAAGGAATATTAGTGTATCCAAAGGCTTTGGCAAAAAATAGCCTTGGCAGCCAATTGCTTAGCGAGGAAGCGAAGTAA
- a CDS encoding efflux RND transporter permease subunit, producing MSALHEKKASVMDIFVERPVLAVVLSILIVLAGLYSANKISVQQFPQIESASLEISTTYTGASAEVVKGFVTEPIERVASTVPGVDYVDSTTTSGSSKVTAWLKLNHDTTSALAELTTRLSQIKFELPEGAEDPSVSVKRADGAYAIFYLNLFSDDLPRSEVTDYLTRNIVPVLSDIDGVQQVTIEGGRNPAMRVWIDSDKLAVYNISADQVFNALQQNNTIATLGYSENNRQRVDLMANTTLKNVEDFEQLIVANLDGAQVLLSDVATIERGEEEGSANARLDHEQTIFLAVWALPGANEIAIGDELYKKLDTVNAAMPNGIEIGIGYDGTLYMRDAIKEIFTTLIETVLLVGIVVLAMMGSFRTALVPLITIPISILGAIAVMKLMGFSLNLLTILAVVLSVGLVVDDAIVVVENVARHMREGKSRFKAALISSRQLLVPVIAMTLTLAAVYAPIGFLSGLTGYLFREFAFTLAVAVLISGVVAVTLSPVMSAFVSPEGGHEGKLTKKINQGFDTLQQLYLKSLETIFDWKNQVILIAIVFSLLVVPFYMLSQKELAPVEDQNAINVVVEAPPEASLAYTSNNMNQVVDTLMTTDGAKFVWQIVNTNAGFGGVELKSFSERDKSVHESLPELYGKLGGISELNLLPILSAALPTAGQFDVEMVVRTNDSYENMRGYAEQIIAQAYQSGNFMFVDTDLKIDLPQSELIIDRTLVADLGLTLADVNNQLSVLMSNNFVNLFDDNGKAYRVIPVVDDAEKYNPENVLNMQISTPTGELIRVSSFAEIKSITGPRLLGSFNQQKSFRIYGGILPHVTKEQSLAAIEDIAANILPKSYSLDYAGESRQLRKDGNTMVNVLLISLVIVYFVLTIQFNSFRDPLVVLLGCAPLALSGALSIAFLGFTSVNIYSQIGLITLIGLITKNGILIVEFANHVQLQGASKIEAVKSAASTRLRPILMTTGATVLGHFPLVLVTGAGAEARNSIGIILVAGMLIGTFFTLVVLPILYYWFASDHRIDAKEDEVHARECEQILAADPKSLAGV from the coding sequence ATGAGTGCCTTGCATGAAAAGAAAGCATCTGTCATGGATATTTTTGTAGAGCGGCCGGTATTAGCCGTAGTGCTCTCAATACTAATTGTATTAGCGGGCCTTTACTCCGCGAATAAAATTTCTGTACAGCAATTCCCGCAAATAGAAAGTGCTTCTCTTGAAATTAGTACAACCTACACTGGCGCGTCAGCGGAAGTTGTAAAAGGGTTTGTTACTGAGCCTATCGAACGTGTTGCATCAACCGTTCCTGGTGTCGACTACGTAGACTCCACTACCACATCGGGTAGCAGTAAAGTGACAGCTTGGTTAAAACTTAATCATGACACTACCTCTGCACTAGCAGAGCTGACCACACGTTTGAGTCAAATAAAGTTTGAGCTCCCTGAGGGCGCGGAAGATCCATCGGTTTCTGTTAAACGAGCCGATGGCGCATACGCTATTTTTTACCTCAACTTGTTTTCCGATGACTTACCTCGCAGTGAAGTTACTGACTATTTAACCCGAAACATCGTCCCAGTGTTAAGCGACATTGATGGCGTTCAGCAGGTAACGATAGAAGGTGGGCGAAATCCTGCCATGCGTGTATGGATAGATTCAGACAAACTAGCGGTTTACAACATCAGTGCAGACCAAGTATTCAATGCGCTACAACAGAACAATACCATCGCCACGCTAGGTTATAGTGAAAATAACCGCCAACGGGTCGATTTAATGGCAAACACTACATTAAAAAATGTTGAAGATTTTGAGCAGTTAATTGTCGCAAACCTAGACGGAGCCCAAGTGTTATTGTCCGATGTGGCAACGATTGAGCGCGGCGAAGAAGAAGGCTCAGCAAATGCTCGTTTAGACCATGAACAAACCATTTTCTTAGCGGTTTGGGCTTTACCTGGCGCGAATGAAATAGCCATTGGTGATGAATTATATAAAAAGCTTGATACTGTAAACGCCGCAATGCCTAACGGTATTGAAATTGGTATCGGGTACGATGGCACGTTATACATGCGTGATGCAATAAAAGAAATCTTTACCACCTTGATTGAAACAGTGTTGCTTGTTGGTATTGTGGTCCTTGCGATGATGGGCTCATTTAGAACCGCACTTGTGCCGTTGATCACTATCCCTATTTCGATTTTAGGCGCAATTGCGGTAATGAAGTTAATGGGCTTTTCATTAAACCTATTAACCATTTTGGCTGTGGTACTATCCGTCGGATTAGTGGTCGATGACGCCATCGTTGTAGTTGAAAACGTTGCCAGACATATGCGCGAAGGAAAAAGTCGATTCAAAGCAGCATTGATCAGTTCAAGGCAGTTGTTGGTGCCGGTCATCGCGATGACCTTAACACTAGCCGCTGTATATGCTCCGATCGGTTTTTTATCAGGCTTAACTGGCTATTTGTTTAGAGAGTTCGCTTTTACCCTAGCGGTTGCGGTGCTGATTTCTGGCGTAGTTGCCGTGACATTATCTCCAGTCATGAGTGCCTTTGTATCACCTGAAGGTGGCCATGAAGGTAAGCTGACCAAAAAAATTAATCAGGGCTTCGATACCTTACAACAGTTATATCTAAAATCGCTCGAGACCATTTTCGACTGGAAAAACCAAGTGATTTTAATCGCCATTGTATTTAGTTTATTGGTGGTGCCCTTTTACATGCTATCTCAAAAAGAATTAGCCCCTGTAGAAGACCAAAATGCTATCAACGTAGTAGTTGAGGCGCCGCCTGAGGCCTCTTTGGCTTATACCTCAAACAACATGAACCAAGTAGTGGACACATTGATGACCACTGATGGTGCTAAGTTTGTTTGGCAAATAGTTAACACCAATGCAGGTTTTGGTGGCGTTGAACTTAAGAGCTTTTCAGAGCGTGACAAAAGCGTTCATGAAAGCTTACCCGAACTGTACGGGAAGCTTGGTGGCATCAGTGAATTAAACCTATTACCTATTTTATCGGCGGCGCTCCCTACTGCTGGGCAATTTGATGTTGAAATGGTCGTACGTACTAACGACAGTTATGAGAACATGCGCGGATATGCCGAGCAAATTATTGCTCAGGCGTATCAGTCAGGTAATTTCATGTTTGTCGATACCGATTTGAAGATAGACTTGCCACAAAGTGAGCTCATTATTGATCGCACATTAGTCGCAGATCTAGGTTTAACTCTGGCTGACGTCAATAACCAATTGAGCGTGTTGATGTCGAATAATTTCGTCAATCTATTTGATGACAATGGTAAGGCTTATCGCGTGATTCCGGTTGTTGATGACGCTGAAAAATACAACCCAGAAAACGTTTTAAATATGCAAATCAGCACGCCTACGGGTGAGTTGATTCGCGTATCAAGCTTTGCCGAAATTAAGTCCATTACAGGGCCACGTTTGCTGGGCTCATTTAACCAGCAAAAATCATTTAGGATTTACGGCGGTATTTTGCCTCATGTCACGAAAGAACAATCACTTGCAGCGATAGAAGATATTGCCGCTAACATACTGCCAAAATCATACTCTCTTGATTATGCGGGAGAATCACGACAGTTGAGGAAAGACGGTAATACTATGGTCAATGTATTGCTGATTTCTTTGGTGATTGTTTATTTCGTGTTGACCATTCAATTTAACAGTTTCAGAGATCCGTTAGTGGTGCTACTAGGCTGTGCTCCTCTTGCGCTATCTGGCGCGTTGAGTATTGCGTTTCTCGGCTTCACTTCCGTTAATATTTACTCGCAAATAGGTTTGATCACGCTTATAGGACTGATCACTAAGAACGGGATACTAATTGTTGAATTTGCCAATCATGTGCAACTTCAAGGTGCCAGTAAAATTGAAGCGGTTAAATCAGCAGCGTCAACACGATTACGTCCTATTTTGATGACAACAGGCGCAACTGTACTTGGCCATTTCCCTTTGGTCTTAGTGACAGGAGCGGGCGCAGAAGCGCGCAACAGTATTGGTATTATTCTTGTTGCAGGCATGTTAATTGGCACTTTCTTTACCTTAGTTGTATTGCCAATACTCTATTATTGGTTTGCCTCTGATCACCGCATAGATGCGAAAGAAGATGAAGTGCATGCAAGAGAATGTGAGCAGATACTCGCTGCAGATCCTAAGTCATTGGCAGGGGTATAA
- a CDS encoding TetR/AcrR family transcriptional regulator, which produces MAPAPKFSPREQEEIILNAAIKCVEQTSLLDFTMSAIAKEAELSMGSIYKLVQCKEDIIFALAHRVYSHYSNIFEQVLALDLTTPEKIMAITLLNPKKIEPYSFSSHLESFAANELVINKASPLWTERMLAANERCEQVFFDCMNNAAVSGELTLNDNAEQTIEEINLGCWALTVGYHHVDRVTQIRQISEGTDSLKEPVATDSHIVNSLMRLLNSYQWQTPIDHAGVEKAAAMLVECGLR; this is translated from the coding sequence ATGGCACCAGCACCTAAATTCAGTCCGAGAGAGCAAGAAGAGATTATTTTGAATGCCGCGATCAAATGCGTTGAACAGACATCACTACTTGATTTCACGATGTCTGCCATCGCCAAAGAAGCAGAGCTTTCTATGGGGTCAATTTATAAGCTGGTGCAATGCAAAGAAGATATTATTTTTGCCCTAGCTCATCGTGTGTATAGCCATTACAGCAATATTTTTGAGCAAGTATTGGCGTTAGATTTAACTACACCTGAAAAAATAATGGCGATTACCTTACTTAACCCTAAGAAAATTGAGCCATATAGTTTTTCTTCTCATTTAGAGTCTTTTGCTGCAAATGAACTGGTGATCAACAAGGCTTCACCTTTATGGACCGAACGAATGCTTGCCGCCAATGAACGATGTGAGCAAGTGTTTTTTGACTGCATGAACAACGCTGCGGTTTCAGGCGAGTTAACGCTAAATGACAATGCAGAGCAAACAATTGAAGAGATCAATTTAGGCTGTTGGGCGTTAACTGTAGGCTATCACCATGTTGATCGCGTCACACAGATCAGGCAAATATCAGAAGGTACTGATTCATTAAAAGAGCCTGTTGCAACTGACTCACACATAGTCAACAGCTTAATGCGCTTACTCAATTCATATCAATGGCAAACACCTATTGACCACGCAGGGGTAGAAAAAGCCGCCGCGATGCTGGTTGAGTGCGGACTGAGATAA